The genomic window CTGCCTTTAGCCAAGTTTTGGGACAACCCGTCAACTACCAACAAATTCCGTTTGCAGCATTTGAGCAGCAAGCTGGAGAGGAAGTAACCATCATGTATCGTTGGTTTGAGAACGTCGGCTATATTGCAGACTTTACACAGTTGAAACACGATTTTCCTACACTGACTGACTTTGAATCCTATTTGCGCTCCGGTAATTGGGCAAAATAAACCAATATGGAAGCGAAAGTATAGAAAGTTTTTGCTGCCGCTTGAGTACAAGGTTGATTATGCCAGCAGATTTGCTAACCAAGGAGATAACGATGAAAGTATTGATAGCTGGAGCAACGGGCAAGTATGCCAGCCTTGTAGTGCCAGAGCTAAAGCAGCGTGGTGTTACGGTGCGATCGCTGATACGCAATGAAAGTAAATCAGAGGCGGTACGGCAGCAAGGAGCAGACGAGATTGCGATCGCAGATTTTCGTGACCCCGCTAGTCTTCGTGCTGCTGCTAGTGGTGTAGACGGAGTATTTCATATCAATCCCGCCTTTGCACCCGATGAGGCAGAGCTAGGCGTAGCAATGGTTGAGGCGGCAGTATCTGCTAATGTACAGAAATTTGTTTTCTCCAGTGTCATCCACCCGTCAATTTCTAAGCTAAGTAATCATGCAGCTAAACGTCCAGTGGAGGAAGCTTTGTACGAATCAGGGATGGAATTTACTGTCTTGCAGCCCACTATGTTTATGCAGAATCTCAATAGTAGCTGGAGCGCCGTG from Synechocystis sp. PCC 7509 includes these protein-coding regions:
- a CDS encoding SDR family oxidoreductase is translated as MKVLIAGATGKYASLVVPELKQRGVTVRSLIRNESKSEAVRQQGADEIAIADFRDPASLRAAASGVDGVFHINPAFAPDEAELGVAMVEAAVSANVQKFVFSSVIHPSISKLSNHAAKRPVEEALYESGMEFTVLQPTMFMQNLNSSWSAVLEHGRFSLPYSKHVKASYVDYRDVAEVAALALTGDKLSYGTFELCAPGMVNRVELVTLMSEALGRTIEAGEPAFEEWVQAAHINDPTIKEGLARMYANYNRYGFPGGNSLVLQAILGRNPRSLKHYIYELKSR